The following nucleotide sequence is from Halococcus sediminicola.
GCAGCTGTGCACAGAAACTTGGAGGCCAGCCTCCTCGTCCTCGACCGTGAAGCCGTCATCGACGATGCTCTGAATCCGATCACGCTCTTCCAACGCCTCAATCTCCACCATGGACAAGGGACGCGAGGGAAACGACGACAGCGTCGGATGCTGATCGGTCATGCGAGAAGTATTCACATTCTCAGTATTAGATGTTGGGTCAATCCGGCATCAGCTGATCAGCCGCTGGATCCGGTTATCAGCGGAACGCACTTGCCGTTTATCTCACCCGATCATAATGGAGTCCTCGGATATTATAGTTGAAGTACCGGCCGAGAGAGTCCGCCTCCATCAATTCACGATAGGTCTGTTCAGGGACATCCGTGTACTGATAGATTTTCCCATCCTGGAGTTCGACCTCCAGGAGTTGCTGGTCCGGGTCGTAGCCAACGCTTCTGAGTAGGGAGGACGATACCTGTTTCCGATCCATGCCCCCGGAGTAGCCGCCATAGCGGGAATACCTTTGGTTCACCACTGTTCCAGAGCGGTGTCGGACAGCAGGAGCTTTGCGTGTTCGCTGCGCTGACTGCACAGAACGGTAGCACGGTCGTTGGATGCAGCTTTTCTAATGAGGGACGAACACGTGATCCGGCCGATGTTTGCTCTCCTCGCAGTCCTTACCCCGGCCGTCAACGTATTACGCCATGAGGTGTAAATTCATACCATAGAGAGTTGGCAACGTATGGGACAGACAATCCTCGTCGAAGAGACTAACTGTATCCCGGCAGACGCGACTGTCTACCACTACGACGAACTTGACGAGAACGCCAAACACTGTTTTCCCCACCTGCTTGACGACGAGTCCTGGACAACGGGGCTTCCACCAGCGGTCAGACACGAACTTGCGGCGTGTGATTACGTCAAATTCACTAGCTACTACCGCATCCGGGCTGAATGACCTCACTACAGGGTCAGTAGACTGATCAAGCCATGGGAGTAGACAGAGACGAAGAGCGGGACGAACGCATTGAGATGGAGATCATCGTCGATACCTACGGTGCCGAAGAGCAGGCAATGGGCTGGAACGCCTATCTCGACGATACGCTGGAGTTCCCGTTCGAAGCGCGCTGTCGCACCGAGCGCGAG
It contains:
- a CDS encoding KTSC domain-containing protein; translated protein: MDRKQVSSSLLRSVGYDPDQQLLEVELQDGKIYQYTDVPEQTYRELMEADSLGRYFNYNIRGLHYDRVR